The following DNA comes from Cucumis sativus cultivar 9930 chromosome 7, Cucumber_9930_V3, whole genome shotgun sequence.
TACGTCGTGAAAAGGGGCTTTCCACGACATAACTTTGCGTGCGTCGGTGAacgtttaaatattaatttttaatttggactTTTCTAGACGTGCACTCTATCACACGTTGGGGAAAGTGGAAattgtaatgaaaaatttcCACCTTTTCCGACGTATGGCAAGGACACGTTGGAaaagtttaaatgaaaaatcaatatttaaacttttcccAACGTCGGTACTACATATGTCGGCGAAAGGTACCTTTCCCGACATTTTCGAAGACGTCGAAAAAAATCCAcactatttattctccctttaatataacataaaatgcaaaacaaaaataaattcaaaatcgaccgagagagagggagaggaggAGAGTCGTGCTATCGTCGCTGTCCGTCTTAGCTGCCACCACCGCCGGGAGTGtcctcttttgttttctttttcttttccatttcaacTTTGTTGTTTCACTGTATCCTTTCAAATAATAGTAGAGCCAGAATCTAGAGCACCACAAAATGTGTTTATGAATCCACATTGAAAcacaaagtttaaaaagaaaaaccacgaagaaactacaaaaataatagaagTATGCAATTGAAATAGAACGTAACaagatagaagaagaagatgatgacaaacaaataaaagaaaatagaatgtaaaagaaaagaaaaaaaaagtttaggcTTTTCCTGATGTGACGTGGGGAAAAGGTTCCACAACGTCACGTCGAAACCCTTCGCCAACGTGCTGACAATGTGCACCATGAACATTTCCCCATCGTCGATGTGATCTGCATCGAGGAAAGTATCCCTGATGTGCTTTCCTCGACGTACATGTCGATGTCGGGGTAACCTTCCCCGACATTTTTTGGGGTTTTTGCCAACATGGGACTGCGTTGGAGAAGATcctatttcttgtagtgtacACTTAGTTCCTTAAACGCCACACTTGCTCGCCTCTAGGGATGCAAATGACAAAACTTCATTAAGTGATATCTATCTATGAGTTGTTGCTTATAAGACTTATAGCATTTCTCTTTTAAGTGTGGCAACCTCTCGGCGCCAAGTACCCACACTTTTTCTCCTTTCGGGACACAAGTGATGGAAAGTTAACTCACTAGGATGGAGTTTGTCTCTAAACTCCTCATTGCACGTATTATTCATGTCTTTGCTACTTACTCTCTTGAGTAGTTGGCGACAAGCGCTAGCCAATGTATGAAATCGCTTAGTTAACACAATAGTTCTTATAAGTTAGACtacttatcaagaacttatcactAACCTAAACTACCTATAACACTTCGAAATAAtagtaaagaaataatagaTTGAAAGTGGATAAATATGCTATGTATAAAAGAATGTAGGCCTTAGGCCATTGTACAATGTAAATACTTTACATTACAACGAAGTATAAAAACAATGGAAAGTAAAGagaatgataaatattataaGTAGGGGAGGGAAAATGGTGGAATCCTTCTTTAACTTCTCTCTAAGCTCTCACTTACAGACTGactggagaagaagaagaaagctgTTACAGACAGTAGAAAGACTAGTCCTTGCTGCCAACCTCTAGGTTTTGGCCCATTCAAACCAGATACTTCACTAGGTAGAGATGGTCCCTTTTATAAGAAACTTTTAGCGGGAAACTTCTATTCTTCAGATCATGTTAGTGTCGATTGCAGCCTTTGTCAAGTCACCTCAACTgcaactaccattcttgtctACCAGTGAATCTTCATCGTGTAATGATATGGTTCTTCACCTAGGGACTTTATTTTCTAGACAAGGTTCCTATCACGTAACCTTTGCACACGCTCCTTTTCGATTTACAatgtcttcttttctttctaatccTGTGATAAAACACTGAAAATCAAGACAAAATAGGCATAGAGACTTATATGAGTTGTACTTTCTAATAGTTATGAATTTGCGATAGAAGCTACATGTTTAAACACATTTATTATACGTTTTAGCTCCATTGTTCTGCCTAAAAGgccataataacttgtatttctttaaGTTATCAACTGGTCATGTCATGTATGAGCTAAAAGCCTCAAAATAACCTCTTATCTTCTTTGTTGCGCCCACACAACGTCTTGAGCCTTGATGCTCGATAAACCTTCAAACTTTTTCCATAAAACCTATTTGATTCCAGAAACTTCAATCAATTTTCTAAGCTCACAAATTTTATTCCAGTCATCAAAATGAAGACattccttctacaaagttgcTTTCAAATATCTTAACTAACTTACCCTTAAAATTCAGcttcaaattcaaagaaatGAACTATGTAGCCTTCCAAAACTTCTCGCTGCTCAGAATTCCTTTGAAAGTGAccttcttccctttcttcaaACTAATGAGCACTCTTCTCGTGTCTCCTTTGTTTAGCAACCCTTCTTTACAAACTAGGCTCCTTTATAGTTCTTTTGAGACTAGTTTGAGAGAAAATGCATGCAAAATTTGAGAGCAATCTTCACTTGAAAATGACTTATTTATAGAATTCTTGCATGGGCGACGGTGACATTTCCGACTTATCGAATTTTGAGTCTTTGCATATTAAAGAAACTTGTTTTTCACTTTACCGACTACCCTTGAATGCCTAAGGGTCATCTTGGTTGCATGACTTCTAATTCAATTAGTGCATAACCCTTTAATAAGGTAATGTCACATGCCTTGCTACCCATCCCGCCTAGCTCAATCACACAATGCATACACTAGGCTTGGCCGCTTGGTCAACTTGCATGGGCTTGCCTTTGCTTGCCATGATGCCTAGCTTTGGTACATAGAGGTCATCATCTCGCGCGACCCTCAAATACCTTGCATAGCTGCAACACTTGCTCACATGGTCTTGCCTTTGTGCCTATGCACTTGACTAACTTTGGCTTCCTCACCTACGTGTGTTTTGGCCGGCTAGGACAGGCACACTTATAGGTTATTGACAACCTTGGGTCGTCTAGCATCAAGCAAAACACATAGTCTTCAAACACTTAGCCAAAATCAActtaatttcctttcttttcttctcttagcCACCAACCATAAGCCTTAACACTTAAACAAACTTCCTTCTAACTCTTCTTCAACAAAGCACCCTAAGAAACCATCATCACTTAATAACCACCTAACTTAAATTCCTTTTTAACTTAGATATTCTTAAGAAAGATTGGATTTAGGGTTTACAAGAAAGATGTCTAATGACTGATAGTGAGAAGTCTCTCATCCATGACAAATATGTGGTCTTATAATAATTGTTACTTGTAGTTTTGtgttttcaattatgtttGTAACATCCCAAAGCACAATGAAGTTGGGCTCTCTCCCAGAACTATCTTATAGCAACTACAAATTTTTGctataagattttttatttagaaaagtcCGAGTTTAATAAagctattattattgttgcaTCTAGCCTGATTATTATGAGAAAGTGTTAAAGGATGACATTGCTTGTTCTCATGTGTTTGCTAGTGTTGCTTCTGAAAATTAGCCGTTTGATGGGGTGTTTGAGAAGTTGGTTGTTGATGGTTTTCTCGTTGGTAAAAATGTTATGAGTTATGATGGTCAAGATGATGATGTGTGTGAAGATATTTCAATGTTGAATGCTTGTGCCAATGTATTAACTGTGGAAAAGGAtgatgttgatttttttatcaataaaacaattttcaattttggatttgatatgaaaaatgaaggttGTAAGGGAATTAAGGAGGTTAGTATATCTCGTATCCCAACCATTAGTAATGTTGATGCTTAATATGttgttagaaaaagaattgatgcAAAGAAAGTGGTTGTTCATCTATGTCATAagattgttttgaatatttattatttcatggTGTTGTATTAGagaattcaaacttttttattaactttatttggtttgatgagggcttaattaatgttgaatttgattgtttttgtaaatgaaacaaaatggAGAGAATGAATGTGGTTGTGTCCATTGGCCTTTGATTTGTGGTTGCTCATGCTTGGTTTGGTTTTCTTCCATGACAAAGACTTCCGTTTGTTGgatggtttttttaaatttggtttcttgatgttttgtttattttcccTTAAAAAGTAGCCAATACGAGAGATTGATATCACTTTCATtggttgattttattaaaggCAAAATTTGAGTAACACATTGGACATATCAAGACATTGACAATAACATTAGGGTCATCAACAACTTCAACCAAAGATTCTTTTCATTAGAATTGTTTATGACTTGTAAATTTATTCTCCgatatatttttaacctttattctcttataaataatatttattctctcttaaattaatatactAGAGACTAGTCGTATATATATGttactcttttcatttttggagTTTCGTCTAGCTCGTAAAAAAAGTGTATACATTGAACCTTTTGAGTTTAGgatttatttaaaactcaattttCATGTATTGATAGTGAAAATGGCTGTGCTTGTGTATGAGACTTTTAGTTTGGTAGCGATCGTACAACTTGGGAGGAGTTTGATATCGAGGGgatatcattttaataattatataatattatcattcaTCCGGTTTTGAAATGTGATTGTTCAGGAAAATGTTGTTCCTCTTCCTACTTCGCTCCCAAAACTCCGAATTCATGAATTCATTTTCAGAAGAAATGTAACTCTTAGTTTCTCTTTTCCAATCGGTAGTCTCTCATCAGCGGATTCAATCGTAAATTCTATACAATCCGTTGCTTTCAAGTGTTCAAGAAACTAGTTGTCGACGTCCTCACCACCATGCTCAACAATCAGTGTTCCAATTAAGAGGTAATTACTCTTCTTTTCATCCTCTCGCGTTTCCTATTTCATTCCTACTTCCCATGTTGTATAGCAGCCCCTCTTAAATCCTCCATTTTTACGCTTTCGTTTTTCTTGATCGctgattcttttttatgaaatcaTGATCTATTTTGCTTGTAAATTTCAACTGAACAAAGCTTGTCACTTGTTCTTTATCAGCTTCCTCATCTTTCTTCAAGCCTTCTATGACATCTTTTATCGCAGCTCTGCCTCTGTCCAAATGTCGTTCCATATTGGTGAGAATgcaatcttcatttttctttcttcatttccttgtTTCAATCCTCCTTCAATAGGTTCGTTTAATCTTCTTTATTGCTCGTGTCTTCCTACTGTTTGAGTAAATTACACAATGAAAAGAATAGGAAGATATTTGGACTAGAAGAACTACGGAGGAAAAAAGCTCAGTTGTTTTAGTCTCATGATTGAAAAGCTATGCTACTTTTAACTTGAGAATGCAATGAgttgaaaatacttttttctataGGGAGCTTGAACAACTACTACgttgaaaatattatcaaatacatatgtttttttgtttctcaaaaTAAACCGCATGTATACAAATTAGTGCAGTATCGCTTCCTTCTCTACCTGAACTTGTTGTCGTGAACTCTCAATACTTTATAATGTTGattcttgtttctttgtatGCTTTTCTTGTTCAAGGCAAATTAGctttgttattttgtaaattttttaggCCAATAGATAGTGTAGAACAATACCTTTGGATGGTGTGTATGCTGCTTGTAACTTAAATCTATTGATCAAAGGATGATTTATCAAATTTCTGATTTACTGGAGTGGCTCCATTATTTGAACTGTTAACAATCTTTGCTCCAATAGTTTGCTGAAGTGgaaaattattcaactttGGTCATAGCCTCTGCATGTgttcttcctttctctctttttctcataAGATTTCtcattccttttttatttaagccAAAAATGAGATTTTCTGTGATTATATAGTGAACCTATTTGGTTCTAAATAGGATGGACacattgttttgctattaaATATATGGAGATTATGTTATCTTTTTGTAACCACAGCATTTCAACCATCTATTTTCCACTTGAttgatttagtttctattttttaacttttttaacaTGTAAACTTATTTAACAATTGTTCTATAAATTTAGTTGAATGTAGGTTGTACAATgtcattttgaatttgtacCATGATGCTTACATTTGCACATTCAATCACTGCAGGCTTTTGGCTTCACTCATTAGTCTTCACGAGGTTTAGTGTCTCTGGACTAAGGTTTGTTTGGTCCTCTGACAGttcataaaactaatttttagtttcttagGATTGTTGCTAGTTACTTTCCTTATTGGCTTAAGCTTTCTCTTAATATtaaattgtagtttttttattgttagaatctaCGAGTTTGaccttgtttttgttttctagcTGTAACTTTTCTAGGTTTTAATTGTAGCATATCTAGTAATTCATATCAGTACTCTTTACAGGTAGAGGAGAAGCTGAAAGACTAGAAAAGGATAAAGCATTTGCATTCTACATTGAAGCTCAAggttaataaaattatatgtgGATTATTGTCTCGGAAATTAGATGCTCtcttttgtttgtgtttttttctgGATTGATGTTGTATATTTGATATGATTTTGGGAACATTTTGATTAGGTTCTGCCTACTGTACTTAGACTTGGGCTAATGACTATgagtatataataaatttaggtATATAATCTCAGTCTTGAACTTTATCAGTACGGTTTGGATCAACATTTGAGATTTTATGTAGTCTCGGAGTGGCTCAAGAGTTGTGTATTTTGTATTGCAAAGTCTTTGTGGCAAGTAATTAGTATTTATTCATAAGGTTGGATTTAATCTTTTTGGTTTAGACACTTTTCATCTAGCCGATATAGTTTAGTGTAAGGAAGAGATGGGAACATGAAAGAGTTAAGCTTCTGCATGGGTTCAATCTGTGATGGCCACCTACCTAGAAATTAATATCCTATGAGCTTccttgacacccaaatgttgtaagGTTAGACATGTTGTCTCGTGAGATTAGTCAAGGTGTGCGTAAGTTGGCCTGGACACTcgtgtatataaaaaaaatatatatatctttttggtTTAGACACTTTTCATCTAGTCGATATAGTTTAGTGTGAATGAGAGATGGGAACTTGAAGGAGTTTAGTTTCTGCTTTCTGTTTATGAATGATGGTTTATAAGCAATACTAATACACTTCACATTCTGGTTGTTGTTGTAGCTCCTTGAACCCACTTTGCATTCTGGTTGCATGTCTCTACTCTCTTCTCCACTTTAGCATCTCAatcttttgtttgaatttatcaTTCTTTATCTCCTTAATTCACCAATTTCTATGGACAGTACTGGGTCAGGATTTGCTACAATCAATGAATCTTTATTTTGTACTAGGGAGATCAACTTAGAAACCATAAAGCCAATGAAAACATCTAAATTCTGATTGATCTTCTTCTCTGttcatcaatttttattattaagtttATCATTTTAACTTGGAGATTTCAGTTTTTTTCCTGCGTCATGGAAGATCGTCAAGGAAAGAGGAGCTCCAAAACGTCCATTATCAAAGGCCTAAATGCTTCAATTCGGCCGATGAACATTCAAATGGACAATCACTTGGTAATCGGGGGAACCAGACACTATCACCAGGAAACAAACTGTAAAAGTCCGACAATTGTTGATTGTTACAATATTATGAATCACTATGCTAGCAGCACTTCTGGAAGCAATAGCTTTGGTTCTCGGGGAGCAGGGTTGTCATTATCACCACTTTCGGCAATTGAGAATTTGGAAACACCACCTATAAGGTCTCCACAAATTTATGGAACTCCCATGAAGGTCGATGAAGAAGTGATAGTAATGGATGGGATTTTGATCAGTTCAATTCATGGGGAAGCAAAGACAGTGAGGTCTCCTTTAGATTCTGGAAGTGGTGGAGGGGGGAAAAATCAGTACAGATCGGACATTTGCCGCTACTGGGAGGATTCTGGTACCTGCCGCTTTGGCAACAAATGCCAGGTTAGTTATTTTGTCCCACCGTAATGATTTGATCTGAATTATTGGTTCTGCAAATTTATTGGCCTTTTGTTTATTACTTAAAGGACATCTTACCTCTGCCTTGAGATTTGATTGCTAATATAAGATAAATggataaaaaagatattttctattttaaggAATGGTATGATTAAAGATTAGTGGTTCGTGTTCAAGTTTGATTGgtgaaataatttatttattatttaacgttggttaattttctatttattcttgTTCATGTGGGTAGACTGAATTAATCTTTAAAAGAATAGCttgattgaaataaatttatgcaCTGAGAGAGCGGTACCAGTACAGGATGAGTTAACGTCTCTTAGCCTGGGTTTTATGAAAAAGTTCCGTGGCTGATACAAGGATGGAATACATATCCCACTcccaattttgtttaaaatttggtcTCAGATAATGAACTCAGTTCTAGTGTGTTAATATGTAGAGCGAAACAGTACGTTGGCTGCAAAAACTGATGCACTTATGTGTTATCACAACAAGTTATTAGATTAGCAGATAAATGAAGCTatactttttcaaaagttggaTTAATCATATACTTTGGGATGCCCGACATTCCCTTTCAGTGGTTGGATTTCAGTATCTATAGATCACCGACATCATGTGCTCTTGATTTCTAATAATGgatatattattcaatttcttgggtatataattcaaattttggggGATAGGGACTTGGGATTGGATCCTCCTCCTATTTAATACTTTCAAGTAATTAGATTTGGCTGATTTCTTTTATCCAAGAATAGGACCaaaaactctctctctctctaaaatgtagttaattaaatattttgtttagttacTTATCATTCACCGAAAAGTTTGGGGccctatttaattttttatgtaattgTCTTGTATTTGTTATGGTGTATATACGGGAAAAAGTTCATATCGAGAACCTCATAGCTATTTTAGCACCATGTAAAACTGTAATTAAACCCAAAAGCTTAGAATTATAGGTTAAATTATGATTCACACATCACAGCATGCTTAAActtttctaataatattttcaaccacacatgttgaaataaattaacgGGAAATATCTTTGATTTGCTAATATTATACGGTAGTTGATATGGTTTTTGTGAATTGTATTTTCTGTTTGCAGTTTGCACATGGAAAGGAGGACCTTCGGCCAGGTCGTTTACCAGTTAGAACCAAGACTAAGGTACCATTGAcatctaataaattaaatacactACAGGTTTTGTTCGGTTAAAAGACACTTTTAGATTTGCATATTCTTCGCCACTACAGTTCAGCGAAACGTATGGTTCCAAGTTCCGCAACAATCATTCACTAACAGGAATAGCTGCGACAACCACAAcgcaatcaaactcaaacttaGTAGATACAATCACCAAAACTGAACTAAGCAAAAGAGGTCTTACTCCAACATCCTCGACATTAAAAGGGCACACGAACAATAACCCTACACTTATTTCGACCATTTCCATCATCAATTGGTCGCCTGAAGATGATGGCATCAAAATTGCTGTCCCCGGAACAGAGTcgacaaaaagagaagatgtAAACCAACACATCCATGAGGTTCTTTATGGTTCCACCACTGAGAGGACCAAAAAGAGACTGCCAGTTTTCGTTCAAATTTGCTCCGAAGAACTACAAGAAGAATAAGCAACACCAAGCTCTTTTTCATCATCAAATTCCACATTATTCTCATAAAAACTACTTCTCATATTGGTTtacaccattttgtttttaccaCAACAGATCGTGGCTTGTTGGCCAAGTGGAGGGCAGAGTTAGGCAGACTCATTTGCTGATTCCACTGGTTGCATGTTCGATCTGTTTAGGTATGAGAAGGAAGGGGAAAtacaccattttgtttttagaaaacagGTTCATATAGTATTCATCAgtcataaaagaagaaattaggtATTCATTACTTAGTTGTAGCTGTATGTAAAATGAGCAAAAACAATGATCTGAGTTGTAACGATCAGAAGATGTCGATGGCAAATACTAAATTtgggaagaaaaatagaacGGAGCTTCACGATTTACTAGATAAGTACACTTTTATGggtatttttttcatattcattgATAATATTGGTATGTCCTCCTTACATTTAAAATCTTCTCGATcatttaatgaaaagttttcatttttgattCACCTAACCAGTTGAGAACATTGTTTGACATGAGATGATGGATGTGTTTGGTTAAGATTCCAAAGTGTTtagttttatcaaaaaaactatttaaaaaaaatggccgtatttgacaaattaaaataatgtattttttaaaagttcatttattttggagaaatctttaaaaacaaaattcacgtataaacacttaaaaaaattcaaccaaacaTTAAAGGTGTTTTTGGAGAAGTGTTGAGTTATGATAAAcctagtgttatgataaacCTAAGATTAATGATAAGATGTATTTGGGAAAAGAGTTATGTGGGATAGGGTTAtggtagtgttatgataagatATGTTTGAAGGAAGGATTATATGGTTAGTGTTatgaagttttttattttatttttatttttttaaattcatattatagatctaatacacaaatttctaTACTTAATTTActccatcattttttattttcgtaaaaTAATTTGcctaaatttctttaaatacgacactcattttcaacatttttttagtaatcTTTACTTacagataatttttttttgtttaaaaaattcatattctaaatctaatacatgaattttgtatatttaatttactaaattgtcatagtttttgtaaaataatttaccttaatttctttaaatacaatgttcattttcaacctttgtgcaatttgtttttaagaaaaccatATTCTAAATCCATTACACgaattttgtgtatttaatttaccaaatcgtCGTAGTTTTcgtaaaaaaattcattaatttctttaaatacgacgttcattttcattctttttaaatagtCGTTAGGtgcaaataattttcttttttaattcatattctaaattcaataacataaatttcgtttatttaattaatcaaattgtCATAGTTTCTATAAAATAAGTTgccttaatttatttaactacaacgttcattttcaacattttgtaaGTGTATGTTACGTTTCAATAAATTGGTTTTTATGAATGTGACATGTGACCCATAAACAAGTAAATAAGTGCAAATAACCACTGAAATTACGAAGTCCTGAAATCAGTAACAATCAAGACTTTTACCAACtctagttttgttttctcgTGGGAAATTACAATGAATCTAGTTTTAGGtttctcttcaatttattttacgatacttttaaaatatcaactttaatttttattatttttaactgtgatttatatactttcaaaatatttattttagtcattCTACAATAATTGTTGggtaaaaaaatcacaaatctATCGTCTCTATAACAAAAGATTTGTTATGTTAATTTAgcaaaacttaatttaataatcaaaataacattatgaAAGTGACAAAATATAGACAAACCACCTATAGGTTTGTTGAAATTACGACTccactaatttttaatttaatcaaatagtCCTTATAGTTTGCTAATTGTTGTAATCAATTTATGGTAATTTGTCAAAattgttccatttttttttttgaattgacATTCCTTAGATATTTAAgctaaataacaaaatacgaTAAGGTTGAGATTGatatcaaaatcttaatttcatGAATTCTAACATATAGTTGATTAAAGgtaattagattaaaattttaattgtgtaatttacaataaattatctaattcaaaagtaaaggaagaa
Coding sequences within:
- the LOC101215865 gene encoding uncharacterized protein LOC101215865, whose translation is MEDRQGKRSSKTSIIKGLNASIRPMNIQMDNHLVIGGTRHYHQETNCKSPTIVDCYNIMNHYASSTSGSNSFGSRGAGLSLSPLSAIENLETPPIRSPQIYGTPMKVDEEVIVMDGILISSIHGEAKTVRSPLDSGSGGGGKNQYRSDICRYWEDSGTCRFGNKCQFAHGKEDLRPGRLPVRTKTKFSETYGSKFRNNHSLTGIAATTTTQSNSNLVDTITKTELSKRGLTPTSSTLKGHTNNNPTLISTISIINWSPEDDGIKIAVPGTESTKREDVNQHIHEVLYGSTTERTKKRLPVFVQICSEELQEE